A single genomic interval of Lathyrus oleraceus cultivar Zhongwan6 chromosome 7, CAAS_Psat_ZW6_1.0, whole genome shotgun sequence harbors:
- the LOC127101063 gene encoding uncharacterized protein LOC127101063, whose translation MSRKVYGERTTGRSSRPYAADYHHEIHENEEDIVVKSYRSHRKHGNYGREYEDEMVKYMSNLPGYLQRGREESREKVLNVGVLDWNRLEQWKNSRKHASHRNSRSSSSNNDSSSVSKDGLSGHSSKEQGTILRQSLKSHFMASSIQDHSQAVKFSRRSIGHCQDFRGSIGNINTKDRTNRRLKEFNRESFDQHIDKESGIIRNEQLHKAASSAMLEIRTRDGGMGKRVEKLNEPNIDNVSMLEIRTRDGGMGKRVEKLNEPNIDNVSQGMLRKREPAVHNLPTKSNDHSLSFLAQKSEYHTRLSFSEQPKEFFRKELNHDISHSGDLPDELSCNDSQDKGSACSSTDMESFKLPASTFSSPASTPSSPLSVRVEISPPKSRKAEERKQTMAKTSSANAPLHEFDQKVTSGKSRSSSPFRQLSTGYTSRGSACKETGYVPHQNSITAAEYSSDNVRGCENLNISGNDKPGDAARSKSSPLRRLLDPLLKPKTAKFSHSLDSSQKDSLSINKNYRSANGRFSTLHPIKEVDRDHRAGCSAVKTIDSSKDKKHGPSTTQALLRIAVKNGLPLFTFAVNQIDGNILAAKVKNLGSSGKDECNRIYTFLTFSEVKKKNGSWMSKAGRSKEPDYLPHVVAQMKASDMHYYDLTSQNCMDSSTMKEFVLFSVKLGQGDAQDADYQPNDELAAIAIKIPKAISFINSQHHSSCHSDSHDAVRATVVLPGGVHSFPSKGGPSSLLERWKSGGSCDCGGWDLACKLKILANENQASRKPRSSKPYFADYQFDLFVQGNKQDPRPAFSLTPLENGMSSVAFDSSLSLLQAFAICIALVDSKMPCELSGSRKSQTDELKAFGKLEDIPTSYVSNPPVSPVGRV comes from the exons ATGTCCAATTTGCCGGGTTATTTACAAAGGGGAAGAGAAGAAAGTCGCGAGAAAGTTTTAAATGTCGGCGTTCTTGATTGGAACCGTCTAGAACAATGGAAGAACAGCCGTAAACATGCATCACATAGAAATAGCAGGAGTTCGTCATCAAACAATGATTCCTCTTCCGTTTCAAAAGATGGGTTATCTGGTCATTCTAGCAAAGAGCAAGGGACAATATTGCGTCAGTCGCTGAAATCTCACTTTATGGCGTCTTCGATTCAAGACCATTCTCAAGCTGTCAAATTCTCTAGAAGAAGTATTGGGCACTGTCAGGATTTTAGAGGTAGCATCGGTAATATTAACACGAAGGACCGTACTAACAGAAGACTAAAAGAATTCAACAGGGAATCTTTTGATCAGCATATTGATAAGGAAAGTGGCATCATACGAAATGAGCAATTGCATAAAGCGGCATCAAGTGCTATGCTAGAAATTCGCACTAGAGATGGTGGAATGGGAAAAAGAGTAGAGAAATTGAATGAACCAAATATTGATAATGTTTCTATGCTAGAAATTCGCACTAGAGATGGTGGAATGGGAAAAAGAGTAGAGAAATTGAATGAACCAAATATTGATAATGTTTCGCAAGGTATGCTAAGAAAAAGAGAGCCGGCTGTTCATAATTTGCCTACGAAGTCAAACGATCATTCACTATCATTCTTAGCTCAGAAGTCAGAATATCATACTCGATTGAGCTTTTCAGAACAGCCTAAGGAATTCTTTCGTAAAGAACTAAATCACGATATTTCGCATTCCGGTGACCTTCCAGATGAACTTAGCTGTAATGATTCTCAAGATAAAGGTTCTGCTTGCAGTTCCACAGATATGGAAAGTTTCAAGCTTCCTGCTTCTACTTTTTCATCGCCAGCTTCGACTCCCTCGTCACCTTTATCCGTCAGAGTAGAAATAAGCCCACCCAAATCTAGAAAAGCCGAGGAAAGGAAACAAACCATGGCCAAAACATCATCTGCGAATGCGCCTCTCCATGAATTTGACCAAAAAGTAACATCTGGAAAGTCAAGAAGCTCTTCACCTTTTCGTCAATTAAGCACCGGCTATACAAGTAGAGGTTCTGCTTGTAAAGAGACCGGTTACGTGCCGCATCAGAACTCTATAACAGCTGCTGAATATAGTTCAGACAATGTAAGAGGTTGTGAGAACTTAAACATTTCAGGAAATGATAAACCTGGTGATGCTGCTAGAAGCAAGTCAAGCCCTTTACGGAGGTTACTGGATCCACTGCTGAAACCAAAGACAGCTAAGTTCAGTCACTCCTTGGACTCATCTCAGAAGGATTCATTGTCAATAAATAAGAATTATAGGTCAGCGAATGGGAGATTTTCAACTCTACATCCAATCAAAGAAGTGGATAGGGACCATAGGGCCGGTTGTAGCGCAGTTAAGACCATTGATTCTTCAAAGGACAAGAAGCACGGTCCATCAACGACTCAAGCTCTTCTGAGAATTGCTGTGAAGAATGGTCTGCCCCTTTTTACATTTGCTGTTAACCAAATTGACGGCAACATTCTTGCAGCCAAAGTGAAGAACTTAGGCAGCTCTGGAAAAGACGAATGCAATCGCATCTATACCTTTTTAACCTTTAGCGAGGTTAAGAAGAAGAATGGAAGTTGGATGAGTAAAGCAGGCAGAAGCAAAGAACCTGATTACCTTCCCCATGTCGTGGCTCAAATGAAGGCTTCTGATATGCACTATTATGATTTAACCAGCCAGAATTGTATGGACTCCTCTACCATGAAAGAGTTTGTTTTGTTTTCTGTAAAGCTCGGGCAAGGGGATGCTCAAGACGCCGACTATCAGCCAAATGACGAACTTGCTGCTATTGCCATCAAAATACCTAAGGCTATCAGTTTCATTAACAGTCAACATCATAGCAGTTGCCACAGTGATAGTCATGACGCCGTCCGCGCAACGGTTGTGCTCCCAGGCGGGGTTCATAGTTTTCCAAGTAAAGGTGGACCTTCATCACTACTTGAACGCTGGAAATCCGGTGGATCATGTGACTGCGGCGGTTGGGATTTGGCTTGCAAACTTAAAATTCTTGCTAATGAAAATCAAGCCAGTAGAAAACCACGGTCATCCAAACCTTATTTTGCAGATTATCAATTCGATCTTTTTGTTCAG GGGAACAAACAAGACCCGCGCCCAGCATTCAGCTTAACCCCCTTAGAAAATGGTATGAGTTCTGTAGCCTTTGACTCGTCGCTCTCACTTTTGCAAGCATTCGCCATTTGCATTGCATTAGTCGATAGCAAGATGCCATGTGAGCTTTCTGGTTCAAGAAAGTCGCAAACCGATGAACTAAAGGCTTTTGGTAAATTAGAGGATATTCCTACAAGTTATGTTTCTAATCCACCAGTTTCTCCTGTTGGTAGAGTCTAA